One region of Candidatus Saccharibacteria bacterium genomic DNA includes:
- a CDS encoding glycosyltransferase family 4 protein, with amino-acid sequence MKIATIVRGYIPAPRPESMIYAPIDLAVAITEQLVQRGHTVDYYGPIGTHLRASSVVTLNQRARVKDYDEFEAMLGDSEALAHNAPGLWDSIFVREMFERASRGEYDLLHFHHFEMALPFVHQYPDVKVAYTLHDPISPWMREMLETYQTPNQYFISISENQRQSAPDLPYAATVYNGIDLDRFTYSEEAHDEYLLFAGRIVPEKGVKEAIQVAQMTDRQLYIIGRVPPEHQGYFEQHIRPQLNEKILFLGFVAQEQVVRYYQKAKAFMMPVQWEEPFGLAMAEAMACGTPVLALRRGSVPEVVEHGKTGFVVDTLSDMAAAVDRLDTIRPEDCHRHVVERFSAAIMADHYEAVFASIIEGTATAAQDKTALRPGQAARRLIQRVRGVGGILRRY; translated from the coding sequence ATGAAAATAGCCACTATCGTGCGCGGTTATATTCCGGCACCGCGTCCGGAAAGCATGATTTACGCGCCTATCGACCTGGCGGTCGCCATCACCGAGCAGTTGGTGCAACGCGGCCACACGGTGGATTATTATGGCCCGATCGGCACCCACCTTCGCGCCAGCAGCGTGGTAACGCTGAACCAGCGGGCGCGCGTAAAAGATTATGATGAATTTGAGGCTATGCTTGGCGACAGCGAAGCATTGGCCCACAACGCTCCGGGTCTGTGGGACTCTATTTTTGTGCGCGAAATGTTCGAGCGCGCCAGCCGCGGCGAATACGACCTGCTGCATTTTCACCACTTTGAAATGGCGTTGCCTTTTGTACATCAATATCCGGATGTGAAGGTAGCGTACACGCTGCACGATCCAATTTCGCCCTGGATGCGCGAGATGCTCGAGACATACCAGACTCCCAACCAGTACTTTATTTCAATTTCCGAGAATCAACGCCAGTCCGCACCCGACCTGCCATATGCCGCCACTGTCTATAACGGCATCGATCTGGACCGTTTCACCTACAGCGAGGAAGCGCATGACGAATACCTGTTGTTCGCTGGCCGTATCGTGCCGGAAAAGGGCGTCAAAGAGGCGATCCAGGTGGCGCAGATGACCGACCGTCAGCTCTATATCATCGGTCGCGTACCCCCGGAGCACCAAGGGTATTTTGAACAACATATTCGGCCGCAACTGAATGAAAAGATTCTCTTTCTCGGTTTTGTCGCCCAAGAGCAGGTAGTGCGCTATTACCAGAAGGCCAAGGCTTTCATGATGCCCGTTCAGTGGGAGGAGCCATTCGGCTTGGCCATGGCCGAAGCGATGGCCTGCGGCACGCCGGTGCTGGCCTTGCGCCGCGGCTCGGTGCCAGAGGTAGTGGAGCACGGTAAGACCGGCTTTGTCGTGGACACGCTCAGTGATATGGCGGCAGCCGTCGACCGGCTTGATACCATCCGTCCCGAAGATTGCCACCGCCATGTGGTAGAGCGCTTCTCGGCCGCGATCATGGCCGACCATTACGAGGCGGTCTTTGCCTCGATCATCGAAGGCACTGCCACTGCCGCTCAGGACAAAACGGCCCTGCGCCCGGGGCAGGCTGCCCGCCGGCTGATACAGCGCGTGCGGGGTGTCGGCGGCATACTGCGCCGCTATTAA